The Mycolicibacterium duvalii DNA window CGCAGGCGTCGGGCACGTCGGCCACCCTGACCGACACTCTGACCGGCGAGACACTCGAGGTGACGGCGCGCGCGGTGATCAACGCCTCGGGCGTATGGGCGGGTGCCGTCGACGAATCGGTGAAGCTGCGTCCCAGCCGCGGCACCCATCTGGTCTTCGACGCGGCGGTATTCGGCAATCCGGTTGCCGCGCTCACGGTTCCGATTCCCGGGGAGATCAACCGCTTCGTCTTCGCGATGCCCGAACAGCTCGGACGGGTGTATCTGGGGCTGACCGACGAAGATGCACCCGGCCCGATCCCGGATGTGCCGGAGCCGACCGCGGCGGAGATCACCTTCCTACTCGAGACCGTCAACACGGCGCTGGAGACGTCGGTGGGACCCGCAGACGTGATCGGGGCGTATGCGGGGTTGCGGCCGCTGATCGACACCGGGTCGGGCCGGACCGCCGACGTCTCGCGCGAGCATGCGGTCACCGAATCGCCGTCGGGCGTCATCAGCGTGATCGGTGGGAAGCTCACCGAGTATCGCTACATGGCCGAGGATGTCCTCGACCGCGCCGTCACGCTGCGCGGGCTCACCGCCGGACCCTGCCGGACACGCAACCTGCCGCTGGTTGGCGCGCCGTCGAACCCGGGTGCAGCCCCGCGCTCCGCCGTCGCACTACCCGACTCGCTGGTGGCCCGCTACGGCGCCGAGGCGGCCGATGTCCTGGCGCAGGCGCGTTGCGAGCGGCCAGCCGAAGCCGTGGCCGAGGGCATCGATGTCACACGCGCGGAATTCGAGTACGCAATCACCCATGAAGGCGCGCTGAGTGTCGACGACATCCTCGACCGGCGCACGCGCATCGGCCTGGTGGCCACGGACCGGGAGCGCGCAACCGATTGCGCGGCAGAGATTCTGGCGACCTTGAGCTGACATCACGTGCTCGCGCTGCCTTCAGCGCAACAACACATCGCGAACATCGGATGCTGTATGACGTTGCCAGAGAGCCTGCACGGGCACGACGAGAGGCGGCCGAAGGTCGACGACCCGGACGCGGCCGTCCATTGCCGGGCCCGCGGGCGCGGTGACGAACGCGATGGCGCCGGTGGTCAGTGGAGCGGCGACGGTCGCTGCACCCTGCACTCGGCTCACCACGTAGTCAGGCTCGAATCCCGCTCGGCGACAGGCCCCCAGGAGCAGGTCGCTGTAGTACGACGCACCCGGGGGCGCCCATAGCGCGATGCGTTCGCCGGCCAGGGCGGCGATGTCGATTTCCACCTCGGCGGCCAGTCGGTGCTGCGCCGGCACGGCCACCCGAACGGGGTGATAGCCGACTACGGCCCCCGCCAGGTCATGACTGGGCACCACCCCGCGCCGCAACCCCAGCTGAACCGATCCGCCCAGGATGGCATCGATCAGGTCATCGGGGTACATCTGCCGAAATGTGAAGGAGGTCGACGCATGTTCATCGATGGCCGTCTCCATCACGCTGTACACCTCGGCTCCGCTCAGGGCGGGTGTGTGGCCGACGACGTAGACCTCGTCGTCCCCACTGGCGACCCGTTCGACATGCTCGGCGACGGTACGAGCGGCCGCCAACAACGTCCGTCCTTCTCG harbors:
- a CDS encoding LysR family transcriptional regulator, producing MVSTPDLRRLRHFIAVAEVGSFTRAAAELHLSQQALSTSVRQLEKELGAALLVREGRRVTTTGAGALLLREGRTLLAAARTVAEHVERVASGDDEVYVVGHTPALSGAEVYSVMETAIDEHASTSFTFRQMYPDDLIDAILGGSVQLGLRRGVVPSHDLAGAVVGYHPVRVAVPAQHRLAAEVEIDIAALAGERIALWAPPGASYYSDLLLGACRRAGFEPDYVVSRVQGAATVAAPLTTGAIAFVTAPAGPAMDGRVRVVDLRPPLVVPVQALWQRHTASDVRDVLLR
- a CDS encoding glycerol-3-phosphate dehydrogenase/oxidase; the encoded protein is MNKTSALNATRRRSELQRLGDGAPIDVLVIGGGITGAGIALDAASRGMSVALVEKHDLAFGTSRWSSKLVHGGLRYLATGNIGIARRSAVERNLLMTRNAPHLVHAMPQLVPLLPEMTTASRALVRVGFAAGDGLRRLAGTPASVLPRSRRIDARRAAELAPTVRRAGLDGALLAYDGQLIDDARLVTAVARTAAQCGATVLTRVVASQASGTSATLTDTLTGETLEVTARAVINASGVWAGAVDESVKLRPSRGTHLVFDAAVFGNPVAALTVPIPGEINRFVFAMPEQLGRVYLGLTDEDAPGPIPDVPEPTAAEITFLLETVNTALETSVGPADVIGAYAGLRPLIDTGSGRTADVSREHAVTESPSGVISVIGGKLTEYRYMAEDVLDRAVTLRGLTAGPCRTRNLPLVGAPSNPGAAPRSAVALPDSLVARYGAEAADVLAQARCERPAEAVAEGIDVTRAEFEYAITHEGALSVDDILDRRTRIGLVATDRERATDCAAEILATLS